Below is a window of Parcubacteria group bacterium DNA.
TACAAAAGACGTTTCTACTTGGGGGCATTGGACAATTCCCGGAAACGCTGTAGAAATCGTTTTAGGCGTTGATATTGGTAATGGTTTGGCTAACGATGGCGACAGAGTCATTTTGAGGGACAGTAGTGATAAAGAAATTGATGCGATGAGCTATGGGTCAGACGCCACTGCTCTTAATCCTGCTTGTTCTGATGTTGCTGAAGGTCATTCTCTGGCGCGAAAACCAGCTGGAAAAGATTTAAATATTAAGGATGATTTTGAAAATCTTTCCAGTCCAAATCCGGGAACCAATCCGCATACAGTTGTAATGAATGAAATTATGCCTGATCCTATTGGTGAAGATGATGCCAAAATGTCGGGCGGAGAATGGATAGAATTATATAATTATGGCGAGTATTCAATAGACTTAAAAGACTGGACACTGAAAGACAAAGGCGGCAATACTTTAAAGATAAAAGACAACAATACTAGTAGCGGAAGCACGGTGATTTCCGGAGGTGAAAGATTGGTAGTTTATCGTAATGGCGATGAGGATTTTGATTTGAAAGATAGTGGCGACGAAGTACAACTTATTGACGAAAAGGGATTGATAAAAGATTCTCATGCTTTTAGCGAAACTACTCCTGGAAAATCAATTGCCAGATTCCCCGATGCGGTTGGGCCTTGGATCGATCCGCAAGCCACACCGGGAGAAGAAAATAAATTGTTGGACAAGGAGCTGGACGGTTTCAAATTGCTGACATATGGAAAATGTTTCAATGAGGAAGGAAATTTGGAAAAAAACAGCAAGGAGGAAATTTGTACCCCGGTGTTTTTGGAATATGTTGGTATGATAAAAGAAATAGGCGATAAGAAGATAAAGAACTCCGCGCTGATGGATATTCTTGAAATGAAAAAAGAGGAAGAAAAGAAAAAGCTTGATAAAATGTTGAAAGAAACAGAGAAGATGCTGGGAGAACAAAATGTTTTAACGGGTGATAAAATTCCACCTGTAATTCTGGATTCAGTCAAAGAAAATCCTGCCAGTGAAGAGTTTATTGGCGCGGATAAAGTCGGGGCAGAAACAGTCGGCGATGATTCGGTTAAAAATGATTCATCCGGCGATGCGGATAAAAAAGATATTTTAAAAGCAGAAACAGGAATTGAAAATAAAAAAGAAGAACCTGATAATACGATAACAAATGAAACTAATGAACAAATTTAGAAAAAATATTTTTTGGAGCGCGATTTTTATTCTGGGACTCTCGTTTGTTCCAGCTGGAGTTTTTGCTGCGACTAATATCGATACTGATTTACCGACCGAACCGATTATAATCGAAAATAATATTTTGCCGGGTGATACTTTTTCAAGACCCGTTACAGTCACCAAGCTAAGCGATGGCGGGAGAAGTGAAACTTTGATGATAAGATTTGATGCCAAGGAAATGGTGAGCCAGTCTTATGATCTGTCGAAAAAAATGCTGGTTAGTATAAAAAAAGTTTATAAAAATGGAGAATTAGTGATTCTTCCCAATGGCACAACCCAACAACCGCTGGAAGAACTTTATGATATTTATGTCGATCCGACCTATCCCAACAATAACAACGGCGCTTTTGTTTTTGACACAATTTACGGAATAGTTGATTCGACTTTTCAATATCAAATTTTGTTCACATTTGATCCGGCGACGGAAGACAAAAATTTTCAAAATAGTTCGACAGTGTTCGATATTTCCATGGGGATATATTCCAATAACACGCAAGCTCAGGATGATGATGGCGGAGATGATGGACACAATCGGCATCATGCAGCAAGAACTACACAAACGCAAACTGCAGTGGTATCTGGAGCTCTTGGATTAGCTGGAACAACGCAAACAGCTGGAATCGTAGGAGGGGCAGAAATTCCTGAGGGAAATCAAGAAATGGAAAAACAAAAAGAATTGGAATTGGGAGCGTCAACAACGAAATGCACCGAATGGCCGTTTTGGGTTTGGATTCTGATTCTTATCGGATACGTCGTCGTCCTTAATACTAATTTCCATTACAAGCTAAAAGAAAAAGTTCGCTGGTTTTTGCCGTTGGTTTGGACAACTGGAATATTTTTAGTCTGGTATTATTTTGAAAAATGCCGTCTGTATGCTTGGTATCCGTATGCAATTTTAATTATCGCTATTTTAAGTTTCTTTGTTTATCTATCTTGGATAAAGAAGAAGCTGAAAAAGGAGGAAATCGGCAGAAATGAATTATGAAAATAAATCACTTTATAGTTTGCTTGTTATTGGCAATGGCGCTTTTCGGATTTTTAAATTCCTCCTTGGCCTCGCAAGAGAGATCTCAGGTCAAAGTTGTTCCTCGGATTGATGATGAGGCGGCATATACCGAAAGAAACACAGAAGAAATTAATGGAAATAAATTAGAGATTGACAAGAATAACAATGAAGCTGTTTATTCCCAAAATTTTTGGATGCTCTTGTTCGGAGCCTACCTATTTCTTTTGATATTCAATCTTTCTTTCGAATTTGGCAAAAAAAAGAAACTGCAATGGTTTTGGGAGGCAGTCTTCACTTTTTTGGCGGTTTATGTTTGGGATAATTTAGACTCTTCCAGATCAAATACCTGGTTTCCGGCGGTTATTCTGGAATCGGGAATAATCATCTATGGTTTTTACTTCTATTTTTTCAGCAAAAAAAGCTTGACAGGATAATAAGATTGTGATATACCAGCATTAGAATTAAATAAAAAAAAGGGGGTGCATGATGGGGAGAAAAATGGCCAATAGGATTGACATTCTGTTTGTTGGGATTTGTCTTGGTTGCGGTCTTATTTCCCCACTTGTCGCCGTATCAGGCGAATGGGGTGTTGGTTGGACAGTTGCTATCATTTCTTGGGGATTATTCTTTCTGCGGTTCTGGATTTACTCCAGAATTAGTTGTGCACGGCGGCAAGAGGCGGCGCAGGCGTAGCAGTATAGGGATCGCTAAAGGCAGAGTGTACGCTGTATACTCTGCCTCATTTTTTTATCTTGACATAGTTAAATTTTAATAGTATCATTTTTGATGTTGTAAAAGTCTGGTGGTTGCTGTAGTATAGGAGTATGAAACCATCAATTAACAATTTGGATAATTTGGCAAAATGCCCGATTTGCGAGAAGAAATACGGCCAAACCAAGGTTCTTGTTTTGGAAGAAGAAATGAACAGGACGACGCTTCATGTAACTTGTGAAAGCTGTAAGATTTCCTCGATAGTCTTTATTTCTTCCGGAAAAATGGGGATCGTGAGCCTTGGAATGCTAACCGATTTGACCAGAGAAGAAGCCAAAAAATTGTTCAAGAGCGAAGAAGTTTCCGCTGATAATGTGATTGAAGTTCATGAATATTTGAAAAATTTCAAAGGAGGAATAAGCGAATTTATATAATTTATTTTTTAAAATTTCCGTATTATGAAAAAAGTTAATCTAAAATCAAAGACAAGAGAAGAAGTTGGCAATGGCAAAAAACTGGATTCTTTTCGAAAGAATGGGATGATTCCCGCAGTGATGTATGGCCACAAGATAAAAGCTCAGAATATCTGGGTAAAATATCTGGAATTTGAAAAAGCCTATAATGAAGCCGGCGAGAGCACGGTGATTGAATTGGAAATCGGAGATAAGAAAGTCAATGCTTTGGTGCATGACATTCAAGTTGATCCAATGACCGGAAAATTTTCTCATATTGATTTTTTCCAGGTCAGGATGGATGAAAAAATAGAAACCAATATCCCGTTGGAATTTATTGGAGAATCTCCTGCCATCAAAGAATTGGGCGGTATGCTGGTAAAAAGTTTGGATGAAATAAAAATCAGCTGTCTACCAGCCGATCTGCCATCCGAAATTACTGTCGATATTTCCAAGATTAAGACTTTCGATGATCACATAAAAATCAAGGATCTTGATATTTCCGACAATGTAAAGGTTTTGGATGATGAAGAAATGACTGTGGCTTTGGTAGAAGCGCCAAGAAGCGAAGAAGAACTGGCTTCTCTTGAAGAAAAGGTTGAAGAAGATGTGACGAAAGTCGAAGGAGTAGTTAAGGAAACTCCGGCGGAAGAAGGAGAAGATAAGAAGGAAGATAAAAAAGAGAAGAAATAAAAGTTGAACTTTATTTAGCGGACTGTCCGCCGCAATAGCGGACAGTCCGCTTTTTTTGATAAATTTTCCAAAAAATGCTATTATTTAATAGTGATTAAAGAAAACAAAAGTAAAATTCTGCCATTGATTGCAGCAATTTTTATGGTTGCTGGGTTTTTGGGCTATCAGATTTTAGCTGGAAGCAATTTTGTTTTGGCTGCAGATTCCATTAATGATATCGAAAAAGACATTAAGAAACAGGAAGATGCCTTAAGCAAGCTCAACCAAAATCTTAACGCTATCAGTAGCTCAGTTTATTCTACTCAAACTCAAATTGATAAAACCGAAGCAATGATCAAGGAAGCAACGGAAAGCATAAATCGGAAGAAAAAAGAGTTAGATCTTTTGTCAGGAAGAATGGATCTTCAAAAAGAAGTTCTCAAAAATCTTCTTCAAGAATTCTATTACAATCAAAAAGAGCCTGTATTGTATTCTATGCTGAATGAAAATGATCTTTCCAAAATATTCTCCGAAGCTGACCATATCATTACATTGAATCAAAAAGTTTACGATACAGTCGAAGATATTAAAAAGTCGAAAGAAGATGTTCAGGCTCAAGCCAAGGAAATTGAAGAAGATAGGCTGGATCATGAGAAGCTTTTGGATATGAAAGAGGATCAAAAATCCATCCTCTTGTCAGACAAAGCTGAAACTCAAGGAGATATAAATCAAAAAGAGGCTACACTGGGAGAACTCAATGCCAAACTTTCCAAGTTGAGGAGTAACTTGTCGGGATATTTGGGAAAAGCTTATGACGCCAAGGACGTTGAAGACGCAGCCAAGTTTGCTTCCAAAGCTTCAGGAGTCCGCAAGGATTTTATTTTGGGGATGCTAGTAGTTGAGTCTGATCTTGGAAGATTTACCGGAGGATGCTACGCTAAGGACAGCCGAATGAGCGGAAATAGGCTGAAAGTGTTTAAAAGCATTTGCAGCGAATTAGATTACAAATGGGAAAAAAGAAAGGTTTCCTGCCCCCCGAGCGGATATACAGGAACCGGAGGAGCGATGGGAGTGGCGCAGTTTATGCCTGACACTTGGATGGGATACAAAAGCTCAATTGCATCTAGAACCGGACACAACCCTCCTGATCCCTGGAATTTGACTGACGGAGTAATGGCAATGGGGCTGAAGCTTGCCAGAGGCGGGGCGACATCCAAAAAAGGAGAATGCAATGCGGCAAAACTCTATCTTTCCGGAACAACCTCGTCAAAATACAACTGGTATTGCGAGAAAGTTCTCTATTGGGCGGATAACTACGAATCAAAATTAGGAAGTTAATATTCTATGAAAAATAATTTTTACATTACCACTACTCTGGCATATATCAATGCGGATCCGCATATTGGATTTGCCGGAGAACTGATTCAAGCGGATGCGTTGGCAAGATTTCATCGCGAACTGGGCGACGAGGTATTTTTTAATACCGGAACAGATGAACATGGGCTCAAAATTTTCCGAAAAGCCGAAGAGCTTGGAATGAAGCCCCAGGATTATTGTGATAAACTGGCAGAAGGTTATGCGGATCTAAAAAATTTGCTTAACCTTTCTTTCGATAATTTCATCCGGACGACCGACAAAAAACACATTGAAGCGGCGCAGGAGTTTTGGAAAAGATGCGAAACGAATGGCGACATCTATAAAAAAAATTACAAAGTGAAATACTGCGTCGGATGCGAGCTGGAAAAGACCGATTCTGAATTGGTGGATGGAAGATGCCCGCTTCATCCGGACCAGGAAATCGAATGTATCGAGGAAGAAAATTATTTCTTCAAATTTTCTGCTTATCAGCAAAAACTCTTGGATTTGTATGAAAAAAATCCGAAATTTGTCCTGCCGAAGAAAAGGTTTAATGAAATTAAAAGTTTTGTGGGAATGGGGCTGGAAGATTTTTCCATTTCCCGGATGAAAGAAAAAATGCCTTGGGGAATCGAAGTTCCTGGTGATTCGGATCATGTAATATATGTTTGGTTTGATGCGCTTATAAATTATATTACAGCTATCGGTTGGCCGAAGGATATGGAAAATTTTGAGAAATGGTGGCCCGGGGTGCAAATTGCCGGAAAAGATAATCTGCGCCAGCAATCAGCAATGTGGCAAGCGATGCTGATGTCAGCCGGAATTCCAAACTCAAAACAAATTTTTATTCGCGGATTTATTGTGGTTGATGGACAAAAGATGAGCAAAAGCATTGGCAATGTTATTTCGCCCAAGGAGATGGTGAAAAAATTTGGAATTGATGGGACGAGATATTTACTTTTAAGTATGGGTGGAAATTTTGGAGAAGACAGCGATGTTAGCTGGGAAAAAATGACTGAAAAATATAATGCTGATTTGGCCAATGGACTTGGAAATTTGGTTTCAAGGGTTGTAAAGCTTAGCGATGGACTAATTGATAAATTCAAGGAAGAAAATTTTCAGTTTCGAGATGAGTTCAAAAATTGGATTGATACGCTGGAATTTAGCCAGGCAGTTGATCACATTTGGAATGTTATCCGGGAGGACAATAAATTCATTGAAGAAAATAAGCCCTGGGAGCTCGCCAAATCGGATGCTGGGAAATTTGAAGAAGTAATGAAAAAACCGATTCGCGATCTCTATCTGGTTTCAAATCTCATTGATCCCTTTCTTCCTGAAACTTCCGAAAAAATGAAAAAAGCGC
It encodes the following:
- a CDS encoding lamin tail domain-containing protein: KKKKKKYKSVITRRIFKSIDKIGICVLVASFFAGIVVMRGTNAGFLDEEKSEGNGFSMGTLISSVISSADFSPKVSPSKEATRLAVFSNGGTINLKYRVTVENISGNICDKLEIKDDLDDNYKALSSYISSTTDNLAKTNWKFTTKLTDNDESLADKTCNFDLKFESWQSSLAYGAGGFTDTETLSSKIESEHWTNIADHLVVNEVYYDVDGSHGTEPDNEWVELYNPTSSAVNLKNWKLCDNHGCSTISTSDLDIIPANGYAVVTKDVSTWGHWTIPGNAVEIVLGVDIGNGLANDGDRVILRDSSDKEIDAMSYGSDATALNPACSDVAEGHSLARKPAGKDLNIKDDFENLSSPNPGTNPHTVVMNEIMPDPIGEDDAKMSGGEWIELYNYGEYSIDLKDWTLKDKGGNTLKIKDNNTSSGSTVISGGERLVVYRNGDEDFDLKDSGDEVQLIDEKGLIKDSHAFSETTPGKSIARFPDAVGPWIDPQATPGEENKLLDKELDGFKLLTYGKCFNEEGNLEKNSKEEICTPVFLEYVGMIKEIGDKKIKNSALMDILEMKKEEEKKKLDKMLKETEKMLGEQNVLTGDKIPPVILDSVKENPASEEFIGADKVGAETVGDDSVKNDSSGDADKKDILKAETGIENKKEEPDNTITNETNEQI
- a CDS encoding 50S ribosomal protein L25; amino-acid sequence: MKKVNLKSKTREEVGNGKKLDSFRKNGMIPAVMYGHKIKAQNIWVKYLEFEKAYNEAGESTVIELEIGDKKVNALVHDIQVDPMTGKFSHIDFFQVRMDEKIETNIPLEFIGESPAIKELGGMLVKSLDEIKISCLPADLPSEITVDISKIKTFDDHIKIKDLDISDNVKVLDDEEMTVALVEAPRSEEELASLEEKVEEDVTKVEGVVKETPAEEGEDKKEDKKEKK
- a CDS encoding lytic murein transglycosylase; this encodes MIKENKSKILPLIAAIFMVAGFLGYQILAGSNFVLAADSINDIEKDIKKQEDALSKLNQNLNAISSSVYSTQTQIDKTEAMIKEATESINRKKKELDLLSGRMDLQKEVLKNLLQEFYYNQKEPVLYSMLNENDLSKIFSEADHIITLNQKVYDTVEDIKKSKEDVQAQAKEIEEDRLDHEKLLDMKEDQKSILLSDKAETQGDINQKEATLGELNAKLSKLRSNLSGYLGKAYDAKDVEDAAKFASKASGVRKDFILGMLVVESDLGRFTGGCYAKDSRMSGNRLKVFKSICSELDYKWEKRKVSCPPSGYTGTGGAMGVAQFMPDTWMGYKSSIASRTGHNPPDPWNLTDGVMAMGLKLARGGATSKKGECNAAKLYLSGTTSSKYNWYCEKVLYWADNYESKLGS
- the metG gene encoding methionine--tRNA ligase; translation: MKNNFYITTTLAYINADPHIGFAGELIQADALARFHRELGDEVFFNTGTDEHGLKIFRKAEELGMKPQDYCDKLAEGYADLKNLLNLSFDNFIRTTDKKHIEAAQEFWKRCETNGDIYKKNYKVKYCVGCELEKTDSELVDGRCPLHPDQEIECIEEENYFFKFSAYQQKLLDLYEKNPKFVLPKKRFNEIKSFVGMGLEDFSISRMKEKMPWGIEVPGDSDHVIYVWFDALINYITAIGWPKDMENFEKWWPGVQIAGKDNLRQQSAMWQAMLMSAGIPNSKQIFIRGFIVVDGQKMSKSIGNVISPKEMVKKFGIDGTRYLLLSMGGNFGEDSDVSWEKMTEKYNADLANGLGNLVSRVVKLSDGLIDKFKEENFQFRDEFKNWIDTLEFSQAVDHIWNVIREDNKFIEENKPWELAKSDAGKFEEVMKKPIRDLYLVSNLIDPFLPETSEKMKKALETKEPVMLFQRIK